In a genomic window of Erigeron canadensis isolate Cc75 chromosome 5, C_canadensis_v1, whole genome shotgun sequence:
- the LOC122602042 gene encoding G-type lectin S-receptor-like serine/threonine-protein kinase CES101 translates to MITLIIFTILCTDLIINCFPATGISTIKVGDQLNLTSQLVSPSSNFTLGFFTIPSTNYTYLGIWYTGDDQVRKVWIANPSTPIVSSSSQVLLMIHPNTQKLVIVDRGTTIVNISSENNQSSLEYSSLAASLEDNGNFQLKNENDIIIWQSFDHPTNVLLPGMKLGSNFKTGQTWNLTSWLSDDIPDLGAFTLSWEPNGENSQRFMVRRRGQPYWTSGDLRNQEFDFMSVNTLLLSRYNMSYVYNDEERYFSFDSVNYLHPMWILRPQGRIVDGSDRRLISTQDLCYGFDLGNGCVAGSNIPSCRNSQDKFSPMSGDFDPEMTSSSFDDNSSISISDCMVSCWNDCECLGFISSSSNGTGCFKWTGTKSVSNFSIDRQGNSVLKYVLITSDRSKGKAKIWIWAPIGAGIFVLLFCFGLFWCLKKRKLSREERQIGDDVDFLDTIDSERFNDASDLDSDRRKGSDLVVFSFASIVTATDDFSSENKLGQGGFGPVYKGILSDHREIAIKRLSRTSGQGLVEFKNELILIAKLQHTNLVRVLGCCIHGEEKMLIYEYMPNKSLDYFLFDETKKTMLDWPKRWNIIEGIAQGLLYLHKYSRLRVIHRDLKASNVLLDESMNPKISDFGMARIFKHNETEAITKRVVGTYGYMSPEYAMEGAFSEKSDVFSFGVLILEIVSGRRNNNRFSHRDEMVTLVGYAWELWQQGDALQLEDPTLAGTCDINQLLKTIHVALLCVQENAVDRPVMSDVISMLINDTASLHPPKRTAFFFHGAASVSTNSSEIKLNDHSVNKMTITEMEAR, encoded by the exons atgattactCTCATCATTTTCACAATTCTATGTACCGATCTAATCATCAACTGTTTTCCGGCCACCGGCATTTCAACCATCAAAGTTGGTGACCAATTAAACCTCACTTCTCAACTTGTTTCGCCTAGTAGTAACTTCACATTAGGATTTTTCACCATTCCTTCCACAAACTACACTTATTTAGGAATCTGGTATACCGGTGATGATCAAGTCAGGAAAGTATGGATAGCCAACCCATCCACACCGATCGTATCTAGCTCATCTCAAGTCCTCCTCATGATCCATCCCAACACTCAAAAACTGGTCATTGTCGATAGAGGAACGACCATAGTGAATATTtcttcagaaaacaatcaatctAGTCTAGAATATTCTAGCTTGGCTGCAAGTCTTGAAGACAATGGTAATTTCCAGCTCAAGAATGAAAATGACATTATTATATGGCAGAGTTTTGATCATCCCACTAATGTACTTTTACCTGGTATGAAACTCGGGTCGAATTTCAAAACGGGCCAGACTTGGAACTTAACTTCTTGGTTGAGTGATGACATCCCTGATTTGGGTGCTTTTACTCTAAGCTGGGAACCCAATGGAGAAAACTCCCAAAGATTTATGGTTCGACGACGAGGTCAGCCATATTGGACTAGTGGGGATTTGAGGAATCAAGAATTTGACTTCATGAGTGTGAACACGTTACTACTTTCGCGGTATAATATGAGTTACGTGTACAATGATGAAGAGAGGTATTTCAGTTTTGATAGCGTAAATTATCTTCATCCCATGTGGATACTGAGACCACAAGGTCGAATTGTAGATGGTAGTGACCGTCGTTTAATTTCTACCCAAGATCTATGTTATGGGTTTGATTTGGGTAATGGGTGTGTTGCAGGCTCTAATATTCCTTCATGCAGGAATTCACAAGATAAATTTAGTCCGATGAGTGGGGACTTCGATCCTGAAATGACGAGCAGCTCGTTTGATGATAATTCTAGCATAAGCATAAGTGATTGTATGGTGAGCTGTTGGAATGATTGTGAGTGTTTGGGGTTTATCTCAAGTAGTAGTAATGGAACTGGCTGTTTTAAATGGACCGGAACCAAATCAGTTAGTAACTTTTCTATTGATAGGCAGGGGAACTCTGTTTTAAAGTATGTGCTTATTACCTCAGATCGGAGTAAAG GAAAGGCTAAAATCTGGATCTGGGCACCCATCGGTGCTGGCATTTTTGTTCTTCTCTTTTGCTTTGGGCTGTTTTGGTGTCTTAAGAAAAGAAAGCTTAGTCGAGAAG AGAGACAAATTGGAGATGATGTAGATTTTCTTGATACGATAGATTCAGAACGATTCAACGATGCAAGTGATCTAGACAGCGATAGAAGAAAAGGAAGTGACTTGGTGGTGTTCAGCTTTGCTTCTATAGTAACAGCGACAGATGACTTCTCTAGTGAAAATAAGCTTGGACAGGGTGGTTTCGGACCGGTTTATAAG GGGATACTTAGTGACCATCGAGAAATTGCAATTAAAAGGCTTTCAAGAACATCCGGGCAAGGGCTTGTGGAATTCAAGAATGAACTCATACTTATTGCCAAACTTCAACATACAAATCTTGTTCGAGTTCTAGGTTGTTGTATTCATGGAGAAGAAAAGATGTTGATTTATGAGTACATGCCAAACAAGAGTTTGGACTACTTTCTGTTTG ATGAAACCAAGAAGACAATGCTAGACTGGCCAAAAAGATGGAACATCATTGAAGGAATTGCTCAGGGATTGCTTTACCTTCATAAATACTCAAGGCTGAGAGTTATTCACCGAGATCTTAAAGCCAGTAATGTTCTGCTAGATGAAAGTATGAATCCAAAGATTTCTGACTTCGGCATGGCCAGAATTTTTAAACATAATGAGACAGAAGCAATAACTAAAAGGGTGGTTGGAACGTA TGGTTACATGTCTCCTGAGTATGCAATGGAAGGGGCTTTCTCGGAGAAGTCTGATGTCTTCAGTTTTGGAGTCCTAATCTTGGAAATTGTGAGTGGAAGAAGAAATAATAATAGGTTTTCTCATCGTGACGAAATGGTCACTCTAGTCGGATAT GCATGGGAGCTATGGCAACAAGGGGATGCATTGCAACTAGAGGATCCAACACTAGCCGGTACTTGTGACATCAATCAACTCTTAAAAACTATTCACGTGGCTCTTCTTTGTGTACAAGAAAATGCAGTAGATAGACCGGTGATGTCTGATGTGATCTCTATGCTTATCAATGACACTGCATCGTTACATCCCCCAAAACGGACAGCATTCTTCTTTCACGGAGCTGCATCAGTGTCAACTAATTCATCTGAAATAAAATTGAATGACCACTCTGTAAACAAGATGACCATTACAGAAATGGAGGCTCGATAA